The DNA window AATAGATATTTTACtgcacttatttttaaaaaaacaaaaatagccaGCCAGCCTCTGATTTTACTTATATCTGTCCAAAATTAGAACAAGTCTAACATAATTTGCACTTAAATTTCCAGTTTTGCAAGTATATCAGAggtaatattttcttgttttcatcaAAGCTACTACAAAGTACTAAGGATTTCTAGCCTTCagtgaattaaataaatacaggcaACTCTTGTTTCACTGCTTTGAAAAGGTAAACAGACTTAAGACCTCTGAGGAACTGTTACAAAAAGGCAATGatacaatgcagaaagaaacagatttctgaATTTTGAGTTTCTAACATTCATGAGAGGTGAGAATAACAGTAGGCATGTTACCACAGAATGATTTCAAAACcatttgtttatatttcattGCTTGAAAACTGCTATTAAACCTGCTGTGTTTGTATGCTATGCCATTACATTGCTATTGTACTTCTGCTCTAGACAATACTGGTTTCACAATGGGCTCCATCGGTCCACTAAGCGCGGAGTTTTGTTGTGATGTATTCAAGGAGCTAAGAATCCAGCATGCCCGGGAGAACATCTTCTACTCCCCTGTGACCATCATTTCAGCTCTGTCCATGGTCTACCTAGGTGCAAGAGACAACACCAAGGCTCAGATAGAAAAGGTGAGGCTACAGTTAAGGATTTAAACGCTCCTGCTGCTCAACAGCACTTAATGATATAGCATCCCTTGCATAAATCAGAGGCTAAAAAATGTACATCCAGAGTTATCAAAAGCTATGGCCATCTCAAACTCATGgatttaaattttaacattGTTAGCAATAGGATTCTCAAAGACAACAACACATTGTAGTGGTCCTTTATTTGGAGcaagaaaaggagacaaaatCTCTAGGGAAAGAGCCAAAATATCTCCAGACTGAGAAGTGCTTCATGTGTTTCCTACAGCTCTCACTACTTCCATAGAGAGTGGCTGGCTTGTTACCTAGAAGAAATTGGTATTATTGATAGCACACAATGGAGCTGATTCCTAGCTGTTCAATACAAAAAAAGATCATCCACACAGGCAACAGCAGGCATGGCTATTCACAGATGGTACAGATGGATTGCACTTTTTGAGTCATCCTGCTTCTCAGTTAGCCAATATGTTTGCTTCAAATCTTATATGTTAATCTCAGTTGCAtaacctttttcttctcatacCTGTTATTTCAACTACTGTTATTCTCAATTACAGGCTGTTCACTTCGATAAAATCCCAGGATTTGGAGACAGTATTGAATCTCAGGTACAGAAAAAATTCATCTCCTTCTCTGTGTCACTTTCTCCTGGGAGCAAAAACTATCAGATAAAACAGTCTCTCAGCAGTTCAAACCCTTCTCCAGTGAGCAGTTAGTGCTCTGCATCCAGCATTTGGGGGAACACTACCTTCATAAGAACAGACAGAGAAGGCAGGTAACTGAGGATTCAGAACAAGCATAAAATGAAACCCATTACCATAATATTGGGCAAATAGGGCAAAATTACAGATATTTGTATGATTAGGCAAGGTAGCCGGATGTTACTGGATTAATGGGACTGGTTGGGAATGGAGGAAAGCTCACCTGATCTGCTGGAGCTACACTACTGTGGCAGGTAATTAAGAGTCCCCCTGAGAAAGCTATGAGGAAATTACAGTTAGAAATTACATATTACAAAAACCCTATATCATCATAGTTATAGCAACCAGGCTCAGGATAAACAgttttacaaacagaaatgtcTGAACTACTCTACTCCTTTCATATAGCATATAAAACCTACTAATTATTAAAACTAGGATAACATcatctgtctttttatttgtgTTCCTGTCAACGATGCAGTGCGGCACATCTCTGAGCATCCACACTTCACTTAAAGACATATTCACCCAAATCACCAAACCAAGTGACAATTATACAGTTGGCATTGCCAGTAGACTTTATGCTGAAGAGAAGTACCCAATCCTGCCGGTGAGTTGCTCTAAGATCTGATCTGAATATATTTCCATGTCAAAGCTGTACCTTTCTGTAATGCAAAAAGCACTGTCAGAAACCAAGGttctgcaaaagaaattttcttccaTATAGGAGAAAGGATTCATGACTTCTCCCTATCACAGCCATAACCCTTGACagtcttgagaaaaaaatgtggctaGTCAAAAAGAtgtttgtacattttttttgtgcaaagTATCATAACAATCTAATCAAGTCAAAGTATAATTAATAAAGGTAATTTTTGTCAGTAAAAGTTAACTCCAACTGTTTTctcaacttgaaaaaaatgctggaaaataaCTTCAGATTCTCAAAAATATTCCAATATTTTCCATTGAAAGGAACATTTACTTTGAAATTAGAGGGAAATaccattgaaaaataaaaaatttaaaagtgggaaaaatggaaaaaaatccatacttAACTGAAATGAATGCCATTTTCTAACCAAACTAaattccagaaaatattttttaaaaatatgggCAGATACTCTTGCTTGAAACAATGAATGTAAAATCTTAAGATGCTTATGAACTAGAATAATGGCTTACTGATTAGCCTTAACAAGCAGATTATTAATATCTGCTAATTTCATTCTTGCATTTTacatttgcaaaatgctttgatGTTCTGCTCTGAAAATGGCATATTCTTCCTTTGCAGGAATACTTACAATGTATTAAGGAACTGTATAAGGGAGGCTTGGAACCTATCAGCTTTCAAACAGCTGCAGAACAAGCCAGAGAGCTCATAAATTCCTGGGTTGAAAGTCAGACAAATGGTAAGAGGAAGCCAACTATCAGCATAGGTAGCTGTCACTATGTTTGAATAGCAtatgagaaggagaaaaaaactctaaaacctctccctctgctccttctcctggATAATAGATCAGTTCCCAATATAGAACTatcatttaataaatattttttcctcagacaTACCATTTTAGAAGGCTCTCTTTATCTGTAGATGCTTTGTGGATATGTAATACTTCCAGTACTGATAAAAGGGACAGCACTAAAATATGCTTTGTATACATTGACAAGTGGTTTGACACTAATGTTTCAACTTTGGTTTGAAGCAAAAAGTATTAAATGTTTGATTTGGAAACCATCCTGGGATAAAAGGTTCCAATGGTTCCTCCCATTGTCACAAAATATACTCATTTTGTAACAAGTAGATCTCTGGGTCTTACACCCCTCACTGTAACTCTTCATAGCGAGGAAAAATACAGCCATTGCCAACAGCAGTGAGCAAATCGACCATGGAAGTACAAGATAACagctacaaaaccaaaacaatgtCCCTGCCCTACACTCTTATCCCCACAAAATCTTTACCCTTCATTTAATGTTGTGATTGCCAAGTAAGGTGTGTTATACACAGGTATGTTACACATGTTCTCTTTTCCTATGTATTCTTACAGGAATGATCAAAAATATCCTTCAACCAAGCTCTGTGAATCCAGAGACTGATATGGTCCTTGTCAATGCCATTTACTTCAAAGGACTGTGGGAGAAAGCATTTAAGGATGAAGGCACCCAGACAGTGCCATTCAGAATTACTGAGGTATGTGTGCATAGATCACCTTAAAGGTGTCATCTTCTAGAATTTATGAAGGGAGTAGACAAGCTGTTATATATCCTTCCTGAACAGGAGCAATTAGCATTTTAAACCATAAGTAGACATTTCTACACTTTAGGAATGATCTTTGTGAAAACTCTATTATCTTATTTGGTTTTGCAGCAAGAAAGCAAACCCGTGCAGATGATGTTCCAGATTGGTTCATTTAGAGTAGCAGAGATTACTTCTGAGAA is part of the Chiroxiphia lanceolata isolate bChiLan1 chromosome 1, bChiLan1.pri, whole genome shotgun sequence genome and encodes:
- the LOC116793759 gene encoding ovalbumin-like — encoded protein: MGSIGPLSAEFCCDVFKELRIQHARENIFYSPVTIISALSMVYLGARDNTKAQIEKAVHFDKIPGFGDSIESQCGTSLSIHTSLKDIFTQITKPSDNYTVGIASRLYAEEKYPILPEYLQCIKELYKGGLEPISFQTAAEQARELINSWVESQTNGMIKNILQPSSVNPETDMVLVNAIYFKGLWEKAFKDEGTQTVPFRITEQESKPVQMMFQIGSFRVAEITSEKIRILELPYASGQLSLWVLLPDDISGLEKLETAITFENLKEWTSSTKMEERKIKVYLPRMKIEEKYNLTSVLTSLGIIDLFSSSANLSGISSAERLKVSSAFHEASMEIYEAGSKVVGSTGAGVDDTSVSEEFRVDRPFLFLIKHNPSNSIFFFGRCFSP